The Anguilla anguilla isolate fAngAng1 chromosome 4, fAngAng1.pri, whole genome shotgun sequence genome has a window encoding:
- the neurod6a gene encoding neurogenic differentiation factor 6-A produces MLTLPLEDSAMMPETQFSADFPQDCVDEVKVRKQDPFLKIETVSGAVNKNNPGEESERDEDEPEDGQDDSGYPRRRGPRRKKMTKARFDRVKLRRLEANARERSRMHGLNSALDSLRKVVPCYSKTQKLSKIETLRLAKNYIWALSEILSTGKRPDLLTFVQTLCKGLSQPTTNLVAGCLQLNARNFITDHSGDAPFTGRAPYDAVYPPYHSPEMGTPAGHGGGTADSAKPFKPLSYSGVYESFYESASPECASPQFEGPLSPPINFNGIFSLKHEEPSEYGKACHYGMRYCAVPARGSLGHNSMFRSSSEIHFPYDIHLRGQSYTVQDEFNTAFHN; encoded by the coding sequence ATGCTGACCTTGCCCCTCGAAGACTCCGCGATGATGCCGGAGACACAGTTCAGTGCCGATTTCCCACAAGACTGCGTTGACGAGGTGAAGGTTCGAAAACAAGACCCCTTCCTTAAAATTGAAACAGTGTCCGGCGCGGTGAACAAAAACAACCCGGGGGAAGAGTCGGAGAGGGATGAGGACGAGCCGGAGGATGGTCAAGACGACAGCGGGTACCCCAGGAGGAGGGGACCGCGGAGGAAGAAGATGACGAAGGCTCGGTTTGACAGGGTTAAACTGCGGCGTCTCGAGGCCAACGCCAGGGAGCGCAGCAGAATGCACGGTCTCAACAGCGCGCTCGACAGCCTGCGCAAGGTGGTGCCGTGTTACTCCAAAACGCAAAAGTTATCCAAAATTGAGACTCTGCGACTGGCGAAGAACTACATATGGGCCCTGTCTGAAATCCTCAGCACCGGCAAGAGACCCGATCTGTTGACCTTCGTGCAGACGCTGTGCAAAGGACTGTCGCAACCCACCACCAATTTAGTGGCGGGGTGTCTGCAGCTGAACGCCAGAAATTTCATCACAGATCACAGCGGGGACGCGCCTTTCACTGGCAGGGCTCCATACGACGCGGTGTACCCACCGTACCACAGCCCGGAGATGGGAACACCCGCGGGGCACGGCGGCGGGACCGCGGACAGCGCCAAGCCATTCAAACCGCTCAGCTACTCTGGGGTTTATGAGTCTTTCTACGAGAGCGCTTCTCCAGAGTGCGCCAGCCCCCAGTTCGAGGGTCCCCTCAGTCCTCCAATTAACTTTAATGGGATATTTTCCCTCAAACACGAGGAACCATCCGAGTATGGTAAGGCGTGTCACTATGGCATGCGGTACTGTGCCGTGCCAGCGCGCGGTTCCCTCGGCCACAATTCGATGTTCAGGAGTTCCTCCGAAATCCATTTCCCATATGACATTCATTTGCGCGGCCAGTCATACACGGTGCAGGACGAATTTAACACCGCTTTCCACAATTAA